From a region of the Phaseolus vulgaris cultivar G19833 chromosome 6, P. vulgaris v2.0, whole genome shotgun sequence genome:
- the LOC137831300 gene encoding ABC transporter C family member 3-like isoform X2, with protein sequence MAKLSPLEETLLNGDSSASKNSDPIKTRENENLTRNSNPGFFSILSFSWISPLIKIGNERTLNHEDIPLLGSDDSANGIFQTFRSKLESECGSVRNVTTLKLAKVLFLSTWQRILLSGLFAFLYTCASYVGPFLIDILVQYLNGEYMFRNEGYILAAAFVAAKLLESLSDRHSMFRIQQVGVQIQAKLVAMIYAKGLTLSCQSKEVHSTGEVINLMSVDAARIGEFCWYIHRPWMCVLQVSLALLILYRSVGVASIAALAATVIVMLINHPVSSWQEKFQSKIMEFKDKRMKATSETLKNMRILKLQAWEMKFLSKIIQLRRAEEIWLKKFLAGTAITRFLFHNAPTFIAVVTFGTCVLIGIPLESGKVLSALATFRILQIPIYSLPDTISLIAQSKVSLDRIVSFIRLDELQTDIVQKLPWGSSDKAIELVDGNFSWDLSSPNPTLKNINLNVYHGMRVAVCGTVGSGKSSLLSCIIGEVPKISGTLKICGRKAYVSQSPWIQSGKIEDNILFGKEMDSEKYEKVLEACSLTKDLEVLPFGDQTIIGEKGINLSGGQKQRVQIARALYQDADIYLFDDPFSAVDAHTGSHLFKECLLDLLKSKTVIYITHQVEFLPDADLILVMREGRITQSGKFNDILSSGTDFMELVDAHRAALSSSIKSLERRPTFKQTSTTEENKNSLTDFEYEQNEEKIYDENNNKDDTNELKGQLVQEEEREKGRVGFNVYWKYITTAYGGALVPFILLPQTLTVGFQIASNYWMTVATPVSTTAEPDIGSFTLMVVYVALAIGSSISTLARAFIAVIAGYKTATVLFGKMHLCVFRAPISFFDATPSGRILNRASTDQSELDMNIPAFVWAITLNLIQLLGNIVVISQAVWQVFIVLVPVMAACIWYQRYYSASARELARLVGTCQAPVIQHFSETISGSTTIKCFEQESRFNDINMKLIDRYSQPKLYSAVSIEWLNFRLDILSTLTFAFCLVFLISFPNSFTTPGIAGLAVTYGLNLNSLQSNIIWFICNVENKIISVERILQYTSLPSEAPLVIKDNQPDSSWPSFGEIHIRDLQVQYAPHLPIVLRGLTCTFTAGAKTGIVGRTGSGKTTLVQTLFRLIEPVAGKILIDSINITLIGIHDLRSKVSIIPQDPTMFEGTVRTNLDPLEEYTDEQIWKALEMCQLGDEVRKKEGKLDSIVTENGENWSMGQRQLVCLGRVLLKKSKILVLDEATASVDTATDNIIQQTVKHHFAECTVLTIAHRITSIIDSDMVLFLNQGLIEEYDSPKKLLKNKSSSLALLVEEYTRRSDSGFGN encoded by the exons ATGGCTAAGCTTTCCCCTCTTGAAGAGACCCTTCTAAATGGTGACTCCAGTGCAAGCAAAAACTCTGATCCCATTAAGacaagagaaaatgaaaatttaactAGAAATTCAAATCCTGGGTTTTTCAGTATTCTCAGTTTCTCGTGGATCAGCCCATTAATAAAAATAGGCAATGAGAGGACTTTGAACCATGAGGACATCCCACTTCTTGGTAGTGATGACAGTGCCAATGGGATTTTTCAAACTTTTAGAAGCAAACTCGAGTCAGAGTGTGGTAGTGTTAGGAATGTGACCACTCTTAAGCTGGCAAAGGTATTATTCTTGTCGACATGGCAACGGATCCTTTTATCAGGGTTATTTGCATTCTTGTATACGTGTGCTTCATATGTTGGACCCTTTCTTATTGATATCCTTGTTCAATACCTCAACGGGGAATACATGTTTAGAAATGAAGGATATATTTTGGCTGCGGCATTTGTTGCTGCTAAGCTTTTGGAGAGTCTTTCAGATAGGCACTCCATGTTTAGGATCCAGCAGGTTGGGGTTCAAATTCAAGCAAAGTTGGTGGCAATGATCTATGCTAAAGGTTTGACTCTTTCGTGTCAATCAAAGGAGGTTCATAGCACTGGGGAAGTCATCAACTTAATGTCTGTTGATGCTGCAAGGATTGGAGAATTTTGTTGGTATATTCATCGACCCTGGATGTGTGTTTTGCAAGTTTCTCTGGCCTTGTTAATTCTCTATAGAAGCGTAGGGGTTGCTTCAATAGCTGCTCTTGCTGCCACTGTAATTGTAATGTTGATAAACCATCCTGTGTCATCATGGCAAGAAAAGTTTCAAAGCAAGATAATGGAGTTCAAAGATAAAAGAATGAAGGCTACATCTGAGACTCTTAAGAATATGAGGATTCTAAAATTGCAAGCATGGGAGATGAAGTTCTTGTCAAAGATTATTCAGCTTAGGAGAGCTGAGGAGATATGGCTAAAGAAATTTCTAGCTGGAACAGCAATTACTAGATTTCTCTTCCATAATGCCCCAACGTTTATTGCAGTGGTTACTTTTGGTACTTGTGTTCTTATAGGCATCCCACTTGAATCAGGAAAGGTCTTATCTGCACTTGCAACATTCCGAATTCTTCAAATACCCATCTACAGTCTTCCTGACACAATTTCTTTGATTGCACAAAGTAAAGTTTCTCTGGATAGGATTGTATCATTTATTCGACTAGATGAGTTGCAGACTGATATTGTACAGAAGCTTCCATGGGGTAGTTCCGATAAGGCAATTGAATTAGTGGATGGAAACTTCTCATGGGATTTATCTTCCCCTAATCCAACATTGAAAAACATTAATCTCAATGTTTATCATGGTATGAGAGTAGCTGTATGTGGCACTGTTGGATCAGGCAAGTCTAGTTTACTTTCTTGTATTATAGGGGAAGTACCAAAGATATCTGGGACATTGAAAATATGTGGAAGAAAGGCTTATGTTTCTCAATCGCCATGGATACAGAGTGGCAAGATAGAAGACAACATATTATTTGGTAAAGAGATGGACAGTGAGAAGTATGAGAAGGTGCTAGAAGCATGTTCCTTGACAAAGGACCTTGAGGTTCTACCATTTGGTGATCAGACCATTATTGGGGAGAAGGGAATCAATTTGAGTGGTGGACAGAAGCAAAGAGTGCAAATAGCGCGTGCTCTGTACCAAGATGCTGATATATATCTGTTTGATGATCCATTCAGTGCGGTGGATGCTCATACGGGATCTCATCTCTTTAAG GAGTGCTTGCTTGACCTTTTAAAATCCAAAACTGTGATATACATAACTCATCAAGTAGAATTCTTACCTGATGCTGATCTAATTCTG GTCATGAGAGAAGGAAGAATAACTCAGTCAGGAAAATTCAATGATATTCTCAGTTCAGGGACTGATTTTATGGAACTTGTAGATGCACACAGAGCAGCTTTATCTTCATCAATTAAGTCCCTAGAGAGAAGACCAACATTTAAACAAACAAGTACCACCGAGGAGAACAAAAATTCATTAACTGATTTTGAATATGAGCAGAATGAGGAAAAAATAtatgatgaaaataataataaagatgaCACAAATGAATTAAAAGGACAACTTGTTCAAGAAGAAGAACGGGAAAAGGGTAGAGTTGGGTTTAATGTATACTGGAAATACATCACAACAGCTTATGGAGGAGCTCTTGTACCCTTCATATTACTTCCTCAGACACTCACTGTGGGTTTTCAGATTGCAAGCAATTACTGGATGACTGTGGCAACTCCTGTTTCAACAACTGCTGAACCTGATATTGGAAGCTTTACACTTATGGTTGTCTATGTCGCTTTGGCTATTGGAAGTTCAATTTCAACCCTTGCCAGAGCATTTATTGCTGTGATAGCTGGATACAAGACAGCAACAGTGCTCTTCGGTAAAATGCATTTGTGTGTTTTTCGAGCACCGATATCTTTTTTTGATGCCACCCCAAGTGGTCGAATCCTGAATAGA GCTTCAACAGACCAAAGTGAACTAGATATGAACATTCCAGCCTTCGTATGGGCAATTACACTCAATTTGATTCAACTCTTGGGAAATATTGTTGTGATTTCTCAAGCAGTATGGCAGGTGTTTATAGTATTGGTTCCTGTAATGGCAGCATGCATATGGTACCAG CGATACTATTCTGCATCTGCAAGGGAACTGGCAAGATTAGTTGGTACATGTCAAGCTCCAGTTATACAACATTTTTCTGAAACTATTTCAGGATCAACAACCATAAAATGTTTTGAGCAAGAATCAAGATTTAATGACATAAATATGAAACTGATAGACAGATATTCCCAACCTAAATTATACAGTGCTGTTTCAATTGAATGGTTGAATTTCAGATTGGATATTTTATCCACTCTCACATTTGCCTTCTGTTTGGTTTTCTTGATATCTTTTCCAAACTCATTTACTACTCCTG GCATTGCTGGACTGGCGGTGACATATGGACTTAATCTAAACTCTCTACAATCTAATATAATCTGGTTTATTTGCAATGTGGAGAACAAAATTATATCTGTTGAAAGAATACTCCAGTACACATCCCTCCCAAGCGAAGCTCCTCTTGTGATTAAAGACAACCAACCTGATTCTTCTTGGCCATCATTTGGCGAGATTCATATCCGGGATTTACAG GTTCAATATGCTCCTCACTTGCCTATTGTTTTACGAGGTCTTACTTGCACTTTTACTGCTGGAGCAAAAACTGGTATCGTGGGAAGAACaggaagtggaaaaacaactcTGGTGCAAACACTTTTTCGACTTATTGAACCTGTTGCTGGAAAAATATTGATAGATAGCATTAACATCACTTTGATTGGAATTCATGATTTGCGGTCTAAAGTCAGCATTATTCCTCAAGATCCAACAATGTTTGAAGGGACGGTAAGAACCAACCTGGATCCTCTGGAAGAGTACACAGATGAACAGATCTGGAAG gCTTTAGAGATGTGCCAACTTGGAGATGAAGTAAGGAAAAAAGAAGGGAAGCTTGACTCCATAG TAACTGAAAATGGAGAAAATTGGAGCATGGGTCAAAGGCAATTGGTCTGCCTAGGCCGTGTTCTACTGAAGAAAAGCAAGATCTTGGTGCTTGATGAGGCTACTGCATCAGTTGATACAGCCACAGATAATATTATTCAGCAAACAGTTAAGCATCATTTTGCGGAATGCACAGTCCTTACTATTGCTCATAGGATAACTTCAATCATCGATAGTGACATGGTTCTGTTTTTAAATCAAG GATTGATTGAGGAATATGATTCACCAAAGAAACTGCTTAAGAACAAATCTTCCTCTCTAGCTCTACTGGTTGAAGAATACACAAGGAGATCAGACTCTGGTTTtggaaattaa
- the LOC137831300 gene encoding ABC transporter C family member 3-like isoform X1 translates to MAKLSPLEETLLNGDSSASKNSDPIKTRENENLTRNSNPGFFSILSFSWISPLIKIGNERTLNHEDIPLLGSDDSANGIFQTFRSKLESECGSVRNVTTLKLAKVLFLSTWQRILLSGLFAFLYTCASYVGPFLIDILVQYLNGEYMFRNEGYILAAAFVAAKLLESLSDRHSMFRIQQVGVQIQAKLVAMIYAKGLTLSCQSKEVHSTGEVINLMSVDAARIGEFCWYIHRPWMCVLQVSLALLILYRSVGVASIAALAATVIVMLINHPVSSWQEKFQSKIMEFKDKRMKATSETLKNMRILKLQAWEMKFLSKIIQLRRAEEIWLKKFLAGTAITRFLFHNAPTFIAVVTFGTCVLIGIPLESGKVLSALATFRILQIPIYSLPDTISLIAQSKVSLDRIVSFIRLDELQTDIVQKLPWGSSDKAIELVDGNFSWDLSSPNPTLKNINLNVYHGMRVAVCGTVGSGKSSLLSCIIGEVPKISGTLKICGRKAYVSQSPWIQSGKIEDNILFGKEMDSEKYEKVLEACSLTKDLEVLPFGDQTIIGEKGINLSGGQKQRVQIARALYQDADIYLFDDPFSAVDAHTGSHLFKECLLDLLKSKTVIYITHQVEFLPDADLILVMREGRITQSGKFNDILSSGTDFMELVDAHRAALSSSIKSLERRPTFKQTSTTEENKNSLTDFEYEQNEEKIYDENNNKDDTNELKGQLVQEEEREKGRVGFNVYWKYITTAYGGALVPFILLPQTLTVGFQIASNYWMTVATPVSTTAEPDIGSFTLMVVYVALAIGSSISTLARAFIAVIAGYKTATVLFGKMHLCVFRAPISFFDATPSGRILNRASTDQSELDMNIPAFVWAITLNLIQLLGNIVVISQAVWQVFIVLVPVMAACIWYQRYYSASARELARLVGTCQAPVIQHFSETISGSTTIKCFEQESRFNDINMKLIDRYSQPKLYSAVSIEWLNFRLDILSTLTFAFCLVFLISFPNSFTTPGEYFKLHTFIRQTLLLVFKIFIPFFFYFNSCLFQGIAGLAVTYGLNLNSLQSNIIWFICNVENKIISVERILQYTSLPSEAPLVIKDNQPDSSWPSFGEIHIRDLQVQYAPHLPIVLRGLTCTFTAGAKTGIVGRTGSGKTTLVQTLFRLIEPVAGKILIDSINITLIGIHDLRSKVSIIPQDPTMFEGTVRTNLDPLEEYTDEQIWKALEMCQLGDEVRKKEGKLDSIVTENGENWSMGQRQLVCLGRVLLKKSKILVLDEATASVDTATDNIIQQTVKHHFAECTVLTIAHRITSIIDSDMVLFLNQGLIEEYDSPKKLLKNKSSSLALLVEEYTRRSDSGFGN, encoded by the exons ATGGCTAAGCTTTCCCCTCTTGAAGAGACCCTTCTAAATGGTGACTCCAGTGCAAGCAAAAACTCTGATCCCATTAAGacaagagaaaatgaaaatttaactAGAAATTCAAATCCTGGGTTTTTCAGTATTCTCAGTTTCTCGTGGATCAGCCCATTAATAAAAATAGGCAATGAGAGGACTTTGAACCATGAGGACATCCCACTTCTTGGTAGTGATGACAGTGCCAATGGGATTTTTCAAACTTTTAGAAGCAAACTCGAGTCAGAGTGTGGTAGTGTTAGGAATGTGACCACTCTTAAGCTGGCAAAGGTATTATTCTTGTCGACATGGCAACGGATCCTTTTATCAGGGTTATTTGCATTCTTGTATACGTGTGCTTCATATGTTGGACCCTTTCTTATTGATATCCTTGTTCAATACCTCAACGGGGAATACATGTTTAGAAATGAAGGATATATTTTGGCTGCGGCATTTGTTGCTGCTAAGCTTTTGGAGAGTCTTTCAGATAGGCACTCCATGTTTAGGATCCAGCAGGTTGGGGTTCAAATTCAAGCAAAGTTGGTGGCAATGATCTATGCTAAAGGTTTGACTCTTTCGTGTCAATCAAAGGAGGTTCATAGCACTGGGGAAGTCATCAACTTAATGTCTGTTGATGCTGCAAGGATTGGAGAATTTTGTTGGTATATTCATCGACCCTGGATGTGTGTTTTGCAAGTTTCTCTGGCCTTGTTAATTCTCTATAGAAGCGTAGGGGTTGCTTCAATAGCTGCTCTTGCTGCCACTGTAATTGTAATGTTGATAAACCATCCTGTGTCATCATGGCAAGAAAAGTTTCAAAGCAAGATAATGGAGTTCAAAGATAAAAGAATGAAGGCTACATCTGAGACTCTTAAGAATATGAGGATTCTAAAATTGCAAGCATGGGAGATGAAGTTCTTGTCAAAGATTATTCAGCTTAGGAGAGCTGAGGAGATATGGCTAAAGAAATTTCTAGCTGGAACAGCAATTACTAGATTTCTCTTCCATAATGCCCCAACGTTTATTGCAGTGGTTACTTTTGGTACTTGTGTTCTTATAGGCATCCCACTTGAATCAGGAAAGGTCTTATCTGCACTTGCAACATTCCGAATTCTTCAAATACCCATCTACAGTCTTCCTGACACAATTTCTTTGATTGCACAAAGTAAAGTTTCTCTGGATAGGATTGTATCATTTATTCGACTAGATGAGTTGCAGACTGATATTGTACAGAAGCTTCCATGGGGTAGTTCCGATAAGGCAATTGAATTAGTGGATGGAAACTTCTCATGGGATTTATCTTCCCCTAATCCAACATTGAAAAACATTAATCTCAATGTTTATCATGGTATGAGAGTAGCTGTATGTGGCACTGTTGGATCAGGCAAGTCTAGTTTACTTTCTTGTATTATAGGGGAAGTACCAAAGATATCTGGGACATTGAAAATATGTGGAAGAAAGGCTTATGTTTCTCAATCGCCATGGATACAGAGTGGCAAGATAGAAGACAACATATTATTTGGTAAAGAGATGGACAGTGAGAAGTATGAGAAGGTGCTAGAAGCATGTTCCTTGACAAAGGACCTTGAGGTTCTACCATTTGGTGATCAGACCATTATTGGGGAGAAGGGAATCAATTTGAGTGGTGGACAGAAGCAAAGAGTGCAAATAGCGCGTGCTCTGTACCAAGATGCTGATATATATCTGTTTGATGATCCATTCAGTGCGGTGGATGCTCATACGGGATCTCATCTCTTTAAG GAGTGCTTGCTTGACCTTTTAAAATCCAAAACTGTGATATACATAACTCATCAAGTAGAATTCTTACCTGATGCTGATCTAATTCTG GTCATGAGAGAAGGAAGAATAACTCAGTCAGGAAAATTCAATGATATTCTCAGTTCAGGGACTGATTTTATGGAACTTGTAGATGCACACAGAGCAGCTTTATCTTCATCAATTAAGTCCCTAGAGAGAAGACCAACATTTAAACAAACAAGTACCACCGAGGAGAACAAAAATTCATTAACTGATTTTGAATATGAGCAGAATGAGGAAAAAATAtatgatgaaaataataataaagatgaCACAAATGAATTAAAAGGACAACTTGTTCAAGAAGAAGAACGGGAAAAGGGTAGAGTTGGGTTTAATGTATACTGGAAATACATCACAACAGCTTATGGAGGAGCTCTTGTACCCTTCATATTACTTCCTCAGACACTCACTGTGGGTTTTCAGATTGCAAGCAATTACTGGATGACTGTGGCAACTCCTGTTTCAACAACTGCTGAACCTGATATTGGAAGCTTTACACTTATGGTTGTCTATGTCGCTTTGGCTATTGGAAGTTCAATTTCAACCCTTGCCAGAGCATTTATTGCTGTGATAGCTGGATACAAGACAGCAACAGTGCTCTTCGGTAAAATGCATTTGTGTGTTTTTCGAGCACCGATATCTTTTTTTGATGCCACCCCAAGTGGTCGAATCCTGAATAGA GCTTCAACAGACCAAAGTGAACTAGATATGAACATTCCAGCCTTCGTATGGGCAATTACACTCAATTTGATTCAACTCTTGGGAAATATTGTTGTGATTTCTCAAGCAGTATGGCAGGTGTTTATAGTATTGGTTCCTGTAATGGCAGCATGCATATGGTACCAG CGATACTATTCTGCATCTGCAAGGGAACTGGCAAGATTAGTTGGTACATGTCAAGCTCCAGTTATACAACATTTTTCTGAAACTATTTCAGGATCAACAACCATAAAATGTTTTGAGCAAGAATCAAGATTTAATGACATAAATATGAAACTGATAGACAGATATTCCCAACCTAAATTATACAGTGCTGTTTCAATTGAATGGTTGAATTTCAGATTGGATATTTTATCCACTCTCACATTTGCCTTCTGTTTGGTTTTCTTGATATCTTTTCCAAACTCATTTACTACTCCTGGTGAGTACTTCAAACTACACACATTCATTAGACAAACTTTACTCCTTGTATTCAAAATCttcattcctttttttttttacttcaattCTTGTCTTTTTCAAGGCATTGCTGGACTGGCGGTGACATATGGACTTAATCTAAACTCTCTACAATCTAATATAATCTGGTTTATTTGCAATGTGGAGAACAAAATTATATCTGTTGAAAGAATACTCCAGTACACATCCCTCCCAAGCGAAGCTCCTCTTGTGATTAAAGACAACCAACCTGATTCTTCTTGGCCATCATTTGGCGAGATTCATATCCGGGATTTACAG GTTCAATATGCTCCTCACTTGCCTATTGTTTTACGAGGTCTTACTTGCACTTTTACTGCTGGAGCAAAAACTGGTATCGTGGGAAGAACaggaagtggaaaaacaactcTGGTGCAAACACTTTTTCGACTTATTGAACCTGTTGCTGGAAAAATATTGATAGATAGCATTAACATCACTTTGATTGGAATTCATGATTTGCGGTCTAAAGTCAGCATTATTCCTCAAGATCCAACAATGTTTGAAGGGACGGTAAGAACCAACCTGGATCCTCTGGAAGAGTACACAGATGAACAGATCTGGAAG gCTTTAGAGATGTGCCAACTTGGAGATGAAGTAAGGAAAAAAGAAGGGAAGCTTGACTCCATAG TAACTGAAAATGGAGAAAATTGGAGCATGGGTCAAAGGCAATTGGTCTGCCTAGGCCGTGTTCTACTGAAGAAAAGCAAGATCTTGGTGCTTGATGAGGCTACTGCATCAGTTGATACAGCCACAGATAATATTATTCAGCAAACAGTTAAGCATCATTTTGCGGAATGCACAGTCCTTACTATTGCTCATAGGATAACTTCAATCATCGATAGTGACATGGTTCTGTTTTTAAATCAAG GATTGATTGAGGAATATGATTCACCAAAGAAACTGCTTAAGAACAAATCTTCCTCTCTAGCTCTACTGGTTGAAGAATACACAAGGAGATCAGACTCTGGTTTtggaaattaa